In Bradyrhizobium sp. WBOS07, the genomic window CGCCGTTCGGATAACGGCGCAGCGCGTGCTCGCCGCGGAAGCGCGGCGAGATCGGGCCCTTCTCGAACGGATAGTTCAGCGTCGGCTTCGGCTGGAAGAAATAGCGCATGGCGAGGAAGAACGCCGAGACGAATTCCGACAGCAGAAGCGAGCGTGCAGTGGCGTTGACGTTGATACCCATGACAGCCCTCACTTCGGCGCGATGCCGGCGAAATGCAGCACGCCGGCCACCACGATCACCATCACCAGCGACAGCGGCAGGAACACCTTCCAGCCGAGGCGCATCAATTGATCGTAGCGGTAGCGGGGCACGATCGCCTTCGCCATCGCGAACAGGAAGAACATGAAGAACAGTTTCAGCGAGAACCAGATGATCCCCGGCACCCAGTTGAAGGGCGGCAGGTCCACCGGCGGCAGCCAGCCTCCGAGGAACAGGATCGTCGCCAGCGCGCACATCGTGACGATCGCGACATACTCGCCGAGCATGAACAGCAGATACGGCGTCGAGCCGTATTCGACCATGAAGCCGGCGACGAGCTCGGATTCGGCTTCGACGAGGTCGAAGGGCGGACGGTTGGTTTCCGCCAGCGCCGAGACGTAGAACACCACGAACATCGGGAACAGCGGCCAGACGTACCAGTTCAGGATGGTGAGCTGCGGCAGGCCGATCAGGCTGGCGAGACCGCGCGCGTGCTGGGCCTCGACCACGCCGGTGAGGTTCAGCGTGCCGGCGCAGAGCAGCACCGTGATGATGACGAAGCCGATCGAGACCTCGTAGGACACCATCTGTGCAGCCGAGCGCAGCGCGGCCAGGAACGGATATTTCGAGTTCGACGACCAGCCGGCCATGATGATGCCGTAGATCGACAGCGACGAGATCGCGAAGATGAAGAGGATGCCGACATTGATGTCGGCGATCACCCAGCCGAGATTGGTCGGGATCACGGCCCAGGCGGCGAGCGCGAGCACGCATGAGACCAGCGGCGCCAGCAGGAACACGCCCTTGTTGGCGCCGGCCGGAATGATCGGCTCCTTCAGCACGAACTTCAAGAGGTCGGCGAAGGATTGCAGCAGGCCCCAGGGGCCGACCACGTTCGGGCCGCGCCGGATCTGCACCGCCGCCCAGATCTTGCGGTCGGCGAGCAGGATGTAGGCGATCGCCACCAGCAGGACGACGAGCACCAACACGCTCTGCGCGACCATGATGATCAGCGGCCAGAGGAAACCGGTCCAGAATGCGCTTTCGAAGAATTCCATCAGATCACGCTCACTCCGCTGCGGTCAGCATGTGCCCGGAGGCGAGGCGCGAGCATTCCGCCATCACGGCGGACGCACGCGCGATTGGGTTGGTCAAATAGAAGTCCTCGACCAGCGGCTTGAACGGCGCCTTCTCGGGCGAGCCGCCCTTCCCAGCCAGCTTCCTGACCTGGTCGGCGGAGCCGGCCTCGATCTGGTCGAGACGGATCAGGTGCGGCACGGCCTTGAAGATCGCCTGGCGCAGCTGCGCGAGCGAGTCGTAGCCGAGCTTCTTGCCGAGCGCCTCGGACAATGCGCGGACGATCGCCCAGTCCTCGCGGGCTTCGCCCGGCGGGAACGCGGCGCGGCCCGTCATCTGCGCGCGGCCCTCGGTGTTGACATAGATCGCGGACTTCTCGGTGTAGGCTGCCGCCGGCAGGATGACGTCGGCGCGGTGCGCGCCGCGGTCGCCATGGGTGCCGATATAGACGACGAAGGTGCCATCAGGCGCGTTGATCTCGTCGGCCCCCAGCAGGAACAGCAGGTCGAGCGTGCCGAAGGTCGTCATCTGCGCGGCGTTCAGGCCGCCGCCGGTTGCGGAGAAGCCGATGTCGAGCGCGCCCACGCGCGAGGCGGTCTCGTGCAGCACGCCGAAGCCGTTCCAGCCGTCCTTGAGCACGCCGACGTCGAGCGCGAGCTTGGCAGCGGCGGCGAGGATGGCGGCGCCGTCGTGGCGCGAGGTGGCGCCTCCGCCGACCAGGATGATCGGATTCTTGGCGTTCTTCAGCACGTCCATGAAGGAGTGCTTGCCGGCCGCAAGCTCACCGAGGGTCTCGGTGCCCGCGCCGAGATGATCGTAGTCGTAAGTGAGATCGACTTTGGAGCCGATCACGCCGACCTTGAAGCCGCCGGCGCGCCAGCGCTTGCGGATGCGGGCGTTGAACACGGCCGCCTCCTTCCGCGGGTTGGCGCCGATAATGAGCAGCGCATCCGCCTGCTCCACGCCCGCCAGCGTCGGGTTGAAGATATAGGAGCCGCGGCCGAGCGCGGGATCGAAGGCATCGCCGCCCTGCACCGCCAGATTGCCGGAGCCGAACTTGGCGAGCAGGTCCTTCAGCGCGAACATCTCCTCGACACCGGCGAGGTCGCCGGCGATCGCGCCGATGCGCTTGCCGTCGGTGCGCGCCGCCTTGGCGGCGATCGCGGCAAAGGCTTCCTGCCAGCTCGCCGCGCGCAGCTTGCCGGCCTCACGGACATAGGGGCGGTCGAGCCGCTGCGTGCGCAGTCCGTCGACGACGTGGCGGGTCTTGTCGGAGATCCACTCCTCGTTCACGGCCTCGTTGATGCGCGGCAGGATGCGCATCACCTCGCGGCCGCGGGTGTCGACGCGGATCGCAGAGCCCACGCCGTCCATCACGTCGATCGACTGGGTCTTGCCGAGCTCCCACGGACGCGCCGCGAAGGCATAGGGCTTCGAGGTCAAGGCGCCGACCGGGCAGATGTCGACGAGGTTGCCCTGCAATTCCGAGGTCAGCGCGTGCTCGAGATAGGTCGTGATCTCCATGTCCTCGCCGCGGCCGGTGGCACCCATCTCGGGCGCGCCGGCGACTTCCGCCGAGAAGCGAACGCAGCGCGTGCACTGGATGCAGCGGTTCATCGAGGTCTTGACCAGCGCGCCGAGATATTTGTCTTCGACCGCGCGCTTGTTCTCGGCAAAGCGGCTGGTGTCGACACCATAGCCCATCGCCTGGTCTTGCAAATCGCACTCGCCGCCCTGGTCGCAGATCGGGCAGTCCAGCGGATGGTTGATCAGCAGGAATTCCATCACGCCTTCGCGCGCCTTCTTCACCATCGGCGAACGCGTCGAAATCTCCGGCGGCTCGCCTTTGGGGCCCGGACGGCAGTCGCGCACGCCCCAGGCGCAGCTCGCGACCGGCTTCGGTCCACCCTTCACCTCGACGAGGCACATCCGGCAATTGCCGGCGATCGACAGCCGCTCGTGGTAGCAGAAGCGCGGAATCTCGGCGCCGGCCGCCTCGCACGCCTGAAGCAGCGTGTACTCCGGCGGGACATCGATCTCTTTGCCGTCGATGATGAGCTTGGTCATGTCTCTTACTCCGCCGCGACCATGTTCACGGGATCGCGGACGCCGATATCGTCAATGTCTGCCCTGTGCGAATACTGGTCGATGCGCGCTTCGATCTCGTGACGGAAATGCGCGATCAGGCCCTGGATCGGCCATGCCGCCGCATCGCCGAGCGCGCAGATGGTGTGGCCTTCGACCTGCTTGGTCACCTCGAGCAGCATGTCGATCTCGCGCTTGTGGGCGCGGCCCTCGGCCATGCGGGTCAAGACGCGCCACATCCACCCCGTGCCCTCGCGGCACGGCGTGCACTGGCCGCAGCTCTCGTGCTTGTAGAAATAGGAGATGCGGGCGATGGCGCGGATCAGATCGGTCGACTTGTCCATCACGATCACGGCCGCGGTGCCGAGGCCCGAGCGCAGCTTGCTCAAGGAGTCGAAATCCATCGGCGTGTCGATGATCTGCTCGGCCGGCACCATGCGCACCGACGAGCCGCCGGGGATCACGGCCTTGAGATTGTCCCAGCCGCCGCGGATGCCGCCGCAATGCTTCTCGATCAGCTCACGGAACGGAATGCCCATGGCCTCTTCGACGTTGCAGGGCCGCTCGACATGGCCGGAGATGCAGAACAGCTTGGTGCCGACATTGTTCGGGCGGCCGATGCCGGCGAACCAGGCCGCGCCGCGGCGCAGGATATCAGGCGCAACCGCGATTGACTCGACGTTGTTGACGGTGGTCGGGCAGCCGAACAAGCCGACATTGGCCGGGAACGGCGGCTTCAGGCGCGGCTGGCCCTTCTTGCCTTCGAGGCTTTCGAGTAGCGCGGTCTCCTCGCCGCAGATATAGGCGCCGGCGCCGTGCGCGACATAGATGTCGAACGGCCAGCCGTTGACGTTGTCCTTGCCGACCAGCTTGGCCTCATAAGCCTGGTCGATGGCGGCCTGCAGGCGCTCGCGCTCGCGGATGAACTCGCCGCGGACGTAGATGTAGCAGGCATGCGCGTTCATCGCGAAACTGGCGATCAGGCAGCCCTCGACGAGAAGATGCGGGTCGTGCCGCATGATCTCGCGATCCTTGCAGGTGCCGGGCTCGGACTCGTCGGCGTTGACGACGAGATAGCTGGGACGACCGTCGGTGGATTCCTTCGGCATGAAGGACCATTTCAGGCCGGTCGGGAAACCGGCGCCGCCGCGGCCGCGCAGCCCTGAGGCCTTCATCTCGTTGATGATCCAGTCGCGGCCCTTGTCGATGATGGCCTTGGTGCCGTCCCAGGCGCCCCGGCGCCGCGCGCCCTCGAGACCCCAATCGTGGAGGCCGTAGAGGTTCTTGAAGATGCGGTCCTTGTCCTCGAGCATGTCAGTGCTTTCCGATCAACGAGTGGACTGCTTGTAGGCAAGTCCGGCGGCGCAGACTGCGAAGAACAGCGCCCAGAGCAAGCTGGTCTCCTGCGACGCGTTCAGGAAGAAACGCTGCAGCAGGAACATGAAGGAAGCCGCGATCGCGGCGTGCATGGCGACGAAGCCCCATTTCTTCACGACCTCGGTCCCTCCGATTGCGACGAGATCACGCATCAGGTGATCTCCTTCAATGTGGTCGGCCCGGTGATCGGCGCCGAGAACTGGCGGCCGTTCTGCGGACCGGGCTTGGGCGGATTGCCCGAGGCGAAGCCGTCGAGCACCTTGCCGAAGCTTTCCTTGGTCAGGTCCTCATAGGTGTCCTTGCCGATCAGCACCATCGGCGCGTTCACGCAGGCGCCCAGGCACTCCACCTCTTCCCAGCTGAAATTGCCGTCCTTGGACAGATGGAACGGCTCGTGATGGATGCGGTGCTCGCAGACGTGGATCAGATCCTCGGCGCCGCGCAGCCGGCACGGCGTGGTGCCGCAGACCTGGACGTGGGCCTTCTTCCCGACCGGGGCGAGCTGGAACATGGTGTAGAAGGTCGCGACCTCCAGCACCCGGATATAGGGCATGTCGAGCATGTCGGCGATGACGCGGATCGCGGCCTCGGACACCCAGCCCTCGTTCTGCTCCTGCGCGCGCCAGAGGATGGCGATGACGGCCGAAGCCTGCCGACCGGCCGGATATTTCGCGATCTGCTGCCTGGCGAACGCAAGGTTCTCCTCCGTGAACGCGAAGCTCGCGGGCTGGACTTCCTTCGGTGCTAATCGACGAACGGACATCTCTTCAATCTCTCACTGCATACGGCGCGCGGTCTTCGCATTCAGGGCTTCGATCCTGTCCTGCCAGAATGCGCTTGCGGTGCCGAAAACGTTGTAGCCGACGTGAGTCGAGACCTTGATGCGGTCGAGGATCGACAGCTCGGTCACGGTCTCCATCCGTCTGCTGCGCGGATCGAACACGATCAGCTTCAGCGGGGTCTGTTCGAGGATGTAGCGCGACACCGAGTGATTGCGGTCGCTGCCGTGCTCCTCGCACATGATGACGCTGTCGGCCTGGAGCAGCCGCGCGCCGCCCTTGATCGCCTCGATCTCGACGCCCTCGACGTCGAGCTTGATCAGATACTTGCCTGATGCCGCGACCTTGCCGTCCTCGATCAGATCGTCGAGCGAGATGACCGGCACCTCCTCACCGCCCGCCGAGGGATC contains:
- the nuoH gene encoding NADH-quinone oxidoreductase subunit NuoH gives rise to the protein MEFFESAFWTGFLWPLIIMVAQSVLVLVVLLVAIAYILLADRKIWAAVQIRRGPNVVGPWGLLQSFADLLKFVLKEPIIPAGANKGVFLLAPLVSCVLALAAWAVIPTNLGWVIADINVGILFIFAISSLSIYGIIMAGWSSNSKYPFLAALRSAAQMVSYEVSIGFVIITVLLCAGTLNLTGVVEAQHARGLASLIGLPQLTILNWYVWPLFPMFVVFYVSALAETNRPPFDLVEAESELVAGFMVEYGSTPYLLFMLGEYVAIVTMCALATILFLGGWLPPVDLPPFNWVPGIIWFSLKLFFMFFLFAMAKAIVPRYRYDQLMRLGWKVFLPLSLVMVIVVAGVLHFAGIAPK
- the nuoF gene encoding NADH-quinone oxidoreductase subunit NuoF, which produces MLEDKDRIFKNLYGLHDWGLEGARRRGAWDGTKAIIDKGRDWIINEMKASGLRGRGGAGFPTGLKWSFMPKESTDGRPSYLVVNADESEPGTCKDREIMRHDPHLLVEGCLIASFAMNAHACYIYVRGEFIRERERLQAAIDQAYEAKLVGKDNVNGWPFDIYVAHGAGAYICGEETALLESLEGKKGQPRLKPPFPANVGLFGCPTTVNNVESIAVAPDILRRGAAWFAGIGRPNNVGTKLFCISGHVERPCNVEEAMGIPFRELIEKHCGGIRGGWDNLKAVIPGGSSVRMVPAEQIIDTPMDFDSLSKLRSGLGTAAVIVMDKSTDLIRAIARISYFYKHESCGQCTPCREGTGWMWRVLTRMAEGRAHKREIDMLLEVTKQVEGHTICALGDAAAWPIQGLIAHFRHEIEARIDQYSHRADIDDIGVRDPVNMVAAE
- the nuoE gene encoding NADH-quinone oxidoreductase subunit NuoE, with product MSVRRLAPKEVQPASFAFTEENLAFARQQIAKYPAGRQASAVIAILWRAQEQNEGWVSEAAIRVIADMLDMPYIRVLEVATFYTMFQLAPVGKKAHVQVCGTTPCRLRGAEDLIHVCEHRIHHEPFHLSKDGNFSWEEVECLGACVNAPMVLIGKDTYEDLTKESFGKVLDGFASGNPPKPGPQNGRQFSAPITGPTTLKEIT
- the nuoG gene encoding NADH-quinone oxidoreductase subunit NuoG, with the translated sequence MTKLIIDGKEIDVPPEYTLLQACEAAGAEIPRFCYHERLSIAGNCRMCLVEVKGGPKPVASCAWGVRDCRPGPKGEPPEISTRSPMVKKAREGVMEFLLINHPLDCPICDQGGECDLQDQAMGYGVDTSRFAENKRAVEDKYLGALVKTSMNRCIQCTRCVRFSAEVAGAPEMGATGRGEDMEITTYLEHALTSELQGNLVDICPVGALTSKPYAFAARPWELGKTQSIDVMDGVGSAIRVDTRGREVMRILPRINEAVNEEWISDKTRHVVDGLRTQRLDRPYVREAGKLRAASWQEAFAAIAAKAARTDGKRIGAIAGDLAGVEEMFALKDLLAKFGSGNLAVQGGDAFDPALGRGSYIFNPTLAGVEQADALLIIGANPRKEAAVFNARIRKRWRAGGFKVGVIGSKVDLTYDYDHLGAGTETLGELAAGKHSFMDVLKNAKNPIILVGGGATSRHDGAAILAAAAKLALDVGVLKDGWNGFGVLHETASRVGALDIGFSATGGGLNAAQMTTFGTLDLLFLLGADEINAPDGTFVVYIGTHGDRGAHRADVILPAAAYTEKSAIYVNTEGRAQMTGRAAFPPGEAREDWAIVRALSEALGKKLGYDSLAQLRQAIFKAVPHLIRLDQIEAGSADQVRKLAGKGGSPEKAPFKPLVEDFYLTNPIARASAVMAECSRLASGHMLTAAE